From the genome of Brassica oleracea var. oleracea cultivar TO1000 chromosome C4, BOL, whole genome shotgun sequence:
AAACAAAAAACATGATAAAATATTATGATTAGACTTGACTTATATCAATAAAAAAACAAAAAACATGATAAAATATTATGATTAGACTTGACTTATATCAATAAAAAGTAACTGGTAACTATTATAGGAACACAATAGCCGTTTGATGTCAAAAAAAAAAATTATAATAGAAACACAACGGATAGGAAAAGAATGAGTAAGAATAAAATTTTAGGAATGATGATTTTTTTATCAAATTTAATAAAGAATAGTTTTTTTTATAATTCTCTATAAACAAAAAAACAGATATAAACAAAAGAATGAAAAAGAATGAAAAAAAAAACTATTCTTCGTGATAAATTTTTGAAAGAATGTCAAGGAATGCAGTGTTATTATTCTTTTCCTCGGTCACCACTCAAAGCACGTAGCTTGACCGTTCAAAAATTCAATGAGGTTGTAAACTCTTCACTTATCTTTTTATGCCATTTTTTTTTAAAAAAGAGGCTATACGTAGCAAAAAAAGTTGTGGAGCCGCCATTAACAAGAGGAAAATATTCATCGTGAAATATTTGGTTTCCATTACTTTTTTAAAAAAATATATCTTCTCTATTAAAAAAAAAGTACCATTTTTATCTACTACAAAATAGTCATGCTAGAAGTCTAGGTCCATATATTCAAATAATGTTTTTATTGTTTACATTAGTTTATTTAATGTATAACATTTTTAAATAATTATAAGGATATTAATAACAAATCCATTTTAACTATAAATTTAAATTTTAGTTTTACGAATAACAAAATCTGTTGAGAAAAAATCTAACAAAATCTTTTTAAAATTTTAAATATTCTTTTAATTAATGCACTGATTAATTTCGCAATTAGTAGTATAATGTTATTATAAATTAATTTCAACTACATTTTTATTATAAATAAAATAATGAAATTATTTGCTAATTTTATAAATTTTATAAGTATATTCTACATTATATTAAAATAGAAGTAATTAATGAATTACATATTAAAATTATGTTTTTTGTGCAAACATATTAAAATTATGTTGAATTGGTAAACCAATATATTTTGAAAAAAAATACTTTCATTAAGATAAATAAATAAAATATCATTCACTTTTTAAAATGATTAATATTCATAAATTATGTAATAATGTTTATAAAAACTAAAATTGTTAACATATATTAAATTTTAATATTTAGAACTATATATCATCTATTTAGTTATTTTTAAAATGACAGCAATATATTATCATAAATTATTATATACAAAATAATATAAAATTTTATATNNNNNNNNNNNNNNNNNNNNNNNNNNNNNNNNNNNNNNNNNNNNNNNNNNNNNNNNNNNNNNNNNNNNNNNNNNNNNNNNNNNNNNNNNNNNNCAAACCCTAAACCCTAAATTCTAAACCCCACCCTTTAACTCTAAACCTTAAATTTGTGACTTTTGATAAAACATTAAGTGCTATTTTTGTGACTTTTGACCTTGAGTGCTAGTTTGGGAACAAAAACTTGATTTAGTGCTATTTTTATCTTTTTCTCTTTTTAAAATGACAGCAATATATTATCATAAATTATTATATACAAAATAATATAAAATTTTATATTTATATATAAAATGTTATCCGCACGGGTGTGCGGGTTAAAATCTAGTATCATTTATATCCAAAAAAACAATGTTAATATTTTCTTTGAATCAAAATCATTGTAATGGAATACATGGCGAATAGAATGGAGAGGAGCTATGCATGGTAATATGATTCTTCGATTTTATCTATTTGGACTACAATAGTATGATTCTTCGATTTTATCTATTTGGACTACAATAGTATATTACAAAGATTCTTTAACAAAAAAAGTGTATTACAAAGATATAACAACAGTTTAACAGTTGTTTTAATCCTCAGAGAGAGAGAGAGATCAGTGGCTCTCGTTCGTCGGTGCACCTAATGCCACATGTGATGGATTTATTTTAGTGGCTTAGAAGTTTAAAAAGGGCTTTCAGTATGGATGCAATTTGTTTTCTTGTAGCCAAAATGTGGATGGTATAACCTACACCAAGTATTTTGAGTGTGTTTATTATGTAAATTAGGAAAAAATAACTAGGGCACAAACTCATTAGAACAACAACGATGTAATCGAGTTAACAAAAATGGATTATATTGATGATGTACAAAGAGATCGATGTGTGTAGCGTGAGAACTCGATGTCAAGAGATATGTTTGTATGTGTTTGCGATAGTTTATGAACATCCCAAACATTGCGTAACTTCCTCACCACCTCCAAAGTAGAGATGCGACAGATCTTTAGCTGTTTACAAGAATTATTATTCTTGTCTTCCCACCGTTTTGTAACATACAGTTTACCTTGTGTCAGTTTGTACTACACATAGAAGTATTGTTACTTTTTCCTTATGCTCTTGTTTGGTGTCGTCGTCTTCCATGTTGTGGCTTTAATCGGCAAGTTTCTTTGGTACCAGTACAACTTTTTTTTATCATTTCAGTTTTTTTTTTTTCAATTTCCTTATGCCTATTTACTTGTGCAACGCAAATTAGACTAAACTAGTAGGCTACCAATATACATAACGTAACATATAGTTGAAACAAGTCATCATCTTGGCGAGGCATTCTTCATTATGTTGTAAAGAACAAACCCAAAAAAACTAGCTTTACTTTTTGGCAGTATTCTGTAACAATTAGTGGCTAATGTTTTAACCGAGTTGGCTACCAATTGCTAGGTTTTTGAAAAAGACAAGGTCTCGTTTGCAGTTTGATTTGATAGCATCCTCTAATTTATCAACCTGGTCAAAATCAACCTTGAAGGAAACCATGGTGGTACCATCTTTACCAGTATCATAGTCTTCCTTGATGTCTTCAGCCTGGCATGACTGCAGCTGTGACACACACACATGTATATATATAGAGAGATCAATCCATGAGCACACTGGCAACGCACAATCTCTCAACATCTATTAGAAATATCAAAAGATTAATTAAGGTGGATATCAGAAAGTAACCTGATTGTAAACAACACCTAAAAGATCAAATGTAACCTCGACTCCCATTTGAACCTGCATAAACGAATGAATCTGTTAAAAGAAAACAGGGAGAAACGAAAAGTGCATAATTAAGCAAGAACATCATACAACAGAATATGGCAAAAAAGACTTTTGTTTTACTTTAGACTTGAAAAGACAAGGCGAAGCAGTTTTCAAGCAATCAGAGGTAACACCACCATATGCTCTAACAAGACCTCCAGTACCGAGTTTGATGCCCCCAAAATACCTAAAACACACACATTACACGAATTTGCGATGAGAAAAAATCCAATCAGTACAAGATATTATTAAGATTAAACAAATGGCAAAAACCCACCTAATGACAACAACCATAACTCTGTCTAATCCAGATGAACAAATTGCAGAGAGCATCGGCTTTCCTGCTGTGCCCGATGGCTCACCATCATCACTAGATCGATGTTGATCACCAACCTTATAAGCCCAGCAGTTGTGCGTAGCGCGAGGATCTCGGACCTGGGAGAGGAACAGTTGTGCCGACTGCTCGCTGGAGATTGGACCGGCGATTGCGATGAATTTGCTCTTCTTAATCTCTTTCTCTAAGGATACGATTTCTTCGATGGTCGTGAAGGCGGTACCAGAGGAATCCGAAGTCATCGAGCTCTTCGTGGATAGCAGATAAGCGGCGGGGATTCGCCGGCGAATAAACACAGCGACGGTGCTTGCAGCAGTTACTGGTAAGCGCACCAACATCTGATTGCTCCCTTTTCAAGACTTCTTCCGTCCCTGTAGCTTGTTTTATCTATTCCATTAATCGGTCCCAGTATCAGGCCCATGCGAAATGTTCTAGATTTTCGCTCATCTATCTTATTAAAAATAAAAAGGATTTTTAATGTAAAATCCCCTCAATTAATTAAGTTTCTTTCCGGTAAAACTCCCTCAACTAAGATTTAATGTATAAACCCCCCCCCCCCCCCCCCCCCCCCCCCCCCCCCCCCCCCCCCCCCCCCCCCCCCCCCCCCCCCCCCCCCCCCCCCCCCCCCCCCCCCCCCCCCCCCCCCCCGATTCGCCGGCGAATAAACACAGCGACGGTGCTTGCAGCAGTTACTGGTAAGCGCACCAACATCTGATTGCTCCCTTTTCAAGACTTCTTCCGTCCCTGTAGCTTGTTTTATCTATTCCATTAATCGGTCCCAGTATCAGGCCCATGCGAAATGTTCTAGATTTTCGCTCATCTATCTTATTAAAAATAAAAAGGATTTTTAATGTAAAATCCCCTCAATTAATTAAGTTTCTTTCCGGTAAAACTCCCTCAACTAAGATTTAATGTATAAACCCCCCCCCCTCCCCCCTCCCCCCAAATCATATTTCTTAATGAATAGATCCCTCCGTTAACGGTCCATCACTCCTAAACGCGACCATTTAAATTAGTTCCTAAAACAACACAATTTGGTGATAAACAACGAGAAAACAGTCATTTAAATACCAAATTTTGTCAAATTTGCTAAAAAAAATACAAACTTCTCTGTAAACCAAATAAATCACAAATTTTCATTGACCAAGCCATGATAGATACATTTTCAGTCAACCTTTTTAACTGTTAAATCCCTGTTTACTGTTAACAGAAACTAAAATGACCTCGTCGTAAAATTAGAACAGAGAATTGAAAAGTCCCAAATCAATACTAGTTCTCCGCAAATCGTTTTTCTTCCTTATATGAAGAGACAGAATAAGCTTCCACTTAGTGTCTAATTCTTCTTTCATAACATAAAGACAATTTTTTAAAAAAAACAGGGGCAATGTTAGAGATACAAGAATTCAAACACAAACATAGACTAATAGTCTTACAAATGAGACAAAGATACAAGAGTTCAACAACAGTCTGAAATAGTTTTACAAATGAGTTTCCACTTCATACAAGAGCTTCCATAATACAAGATCTTCCATAACACAAGAGCTTAATAGATGAGATAGACAATTGCAATCACAACAAACATAAAACAAACGAATCCACAACATGTCTCAGTAATGAGTTTCCACTTCCTCATCTAAAACTTGGTCGAAATAACATTCTCCATTAACTCATCAATCATCTTCTTAAAGCAATCAACCTGTTTCACACCGGTAAAAGGAACAACCAGAATTTTCTTGTCTTCGAAGTGTATATAGACACTTCACTCTCTCACAAACACACCTCGATGGAAATCCTCATTTTGCATCTCGTTTGGCTACTGGAATCAAACTCATCTTCATCACTAGCTTTTAGTCTGTAAAAGTAACAAATGAGAAGAGTATAAGAAGAATAAGGCAAGAAGAAGAAGGTAAATCAAACACTCGCACAGAAGAAAAGAATAGGTGAAATCAATTTGGGATTAGGGAAGAGTATATCGATTTGGGGATTTTGTAAACTTTGTTTTGTTTTTAAAATGACGACGTTTAAGGCTCTGTGAACAGTAACAGAGATTTGACGATAAAAATAAGTTGACTAAACGTATATCTATTACGGCCAGGTCAATGAAAGTTTGTGATTTATTTGGTTTAATGAGAAGTTGATATATTTTTTTTGGCAAACTTGACAAAGTTTGGTATTTAAATGACCGTTTTCTCAATAAACAACACATTGTCTACTTAAAACATTATGAAGTTAATCCTTTCTCTCTATAAAAAAAATAAAAAATCCCTATGTCTTTTAAAAATCCCCAACTTGTCGAGACTTTGCAAGCTATGAACCCTAATTTGTGATAGAGAAGGGTTTTGAGTTTAGCTTAGTTAGTTATTATGAGAATTCGAGTGTGGTTGAGTTCGAGAGAGGGTGAGAGAAGCTGAATTCGAGAGAGGGTGAGAGGTTAGTTCCTCTTTTTCAAAATTAAAAAACAAAAGTGAAGAGACGCTGGAAAGATGAACAGATAAGCAGCGTGTTTAGTTTTACTTCTTAACTTTTTCTGGTTTCTTTTGATTCATTGGTTTCATTATGTGTTTTGATGTGTTTCAAAACTATCATTTCGTGTACATGTGTGGGATATTGGACAACAGATGAGACACATACAACTCAGTTTAAGGTCATTAAAACCATGTTTTGCTGTTTCATTTTGTCCTGACTTAAGGTCATATAAACCTTCTTTTGCAGTAAACTATGTAATCCTTTTGCTGTGAACCATATTTATATTGGAATTTTTCTGTTTGTGTATTCTAATAATTTAGTTAAAACATATGTTCCAATTTTGCTGTTTTGACCAACAACTAACGACATCTCTACGAACAACACACCTTACAAAACAATAGTTTGACCAAATGACACAAAAAAAAGAGATAAAGAAAAGATACAAAAAGCTGTGACGTTTTTATCATAAATGAAACGCTCGTGTTAGACATATCGAGCAAATGACGTTTTTATCATTAAAAAGATGATTTGGGAGGTTTGTACGTTAAATCTTTAATTGAAGGGTTTTTATCTGAAATAAATTTAATTGAGGGGGTTTTACATTAAAAATCCTATTAAAAATGAAGTACAATTATAAATTAACCCTTGCTTAATGTTTATTAGGTAAAAATTTATCATTGCTCATTATTAGCATCATTTTAAAATATATTAAACCAGCTTAATCTTATTAAAAATGAAATACAATTCTAAATTAACCCTTACTTAATGTTTAATATGTAAAAATTTATCATTTCTCATTATTAGCATCATTTTAAAATATATTAAACCAGCTTAATTAAATTTACGTAATCAACCAAAATTAACATGTTTCATAATACCTTCCCTATTTTTAATCAACAACATTTACTAAAATGAATAATATTCTTAATACCTTCCCTACCTTTAAGCAACAACATTTACTAAAATGATAGCAATCTAACCACGTAAAAGATATTTGCAAATCACATTTTACTTGCCTAAATATACGAATATATCTTTTTAACTGCATTTTTATCAGATGCTATTATAGTTTGTTAGTAAATCTAGATCCCTTATTTTTTTTGTAACTGAGCAGATCTCTTATCTTAGCTAACTAGAAATGTAAAACCATTAACAATAAAAGGAACAGACACGTCCACAACCTCTTCCACGCCACGCCACATCTTTGGCACCTTGGTGGAAGCTTTTCTGATACCAGTGAGAAGAATAAACATGCTATAGCATCAGAAGGAATGGTTTATAAACATTTTAAAATATTGTAAATATTTAAATAATATATATAAATGAAAGCAAATAAAATTGCGGATGCACGAATCAAGCTCTAGTTAATAAATTAAATGGTGACAAACAAATCATAGCTATTTTTTAATTTGGTACAACAAGTCACGAAATAAAAGAAAACGTAATTATTTTTGTCTTAATTAAAAAGCTATGAAATTTTCAAAGAAAAATGTGGTTATATATAATCACGATTTTGCCACAATTATTTAAGGACAAACCCGTTCCGTGAATTCTCAGGTTCACGGCTTGTCACATAAAAGTCAATTTTTTTGTGACAACCCGTCCCGTGGACTCCACATGTCCAATGGACCCCAGATTGGCCTTGCAGAGCATCGATTCCAATCCTTAAATTGTTGGTATGCTTGACGTTCCTCGAACCCAATACCTCAACTTTTAACAACATTCTCACATGACAAGTTGTCACCAGTTGATTTGCAGATCAATTGGTGACAACTTATCCCGTGGAAATGTTGTTAAAGGGTGAAGTCTTGAGTTCGACGAACGCCAAGCGCACCAATAACCTAATTATCGATGTTTTGCAGGGTCAACCTAGAGTCCATTGGATGGATTATAGATATTGAGTGTAATGCTTTATTAGAATAGAGAATGTACAACATATATACTGTGATACAAACATGATTGAGAAGACAGCAGTAATGAGAGAATATACAAGTTTACATATATGAGATAATGTTATTTAGTTTCCTTATCACGCCCCCTCAAGCTGGAGGGACTGATGAAACTCTAAGCTTGACCCGAGATTGCTGAAAATGTTGTCTTGAGAGAGGCTTTGTGAGAGCATCAGCCAATTGATCTCTTTTATAGACATGTTGAACTCGGAGAATACCTGCTTGTATCTGCTGCCGAACAAAGTGATAATCCAGAGCTATATGCTTCATACGAGAATGGAATACCGGATTTGCACAGAGATAGGTCGCACCAATGTTATCACAATAAACAACTGGAACGGCAGGTGGCTTGAAGCCAAGTTCGGTGAGCAATGCTGTGATCCAGTTGATCTCTGATGTGATATTAGCCACAACACGGTACTCAGCTTCGGTCGAGGAACGAGAAACACCTTTTTGTTTCTTTGATGACCAAGATATGGGGTTACTGCCAAGATAGACTACATATGCGTTGGTGGAAACATAGTCATGGGAATCTCCAGCCCAATCAGCATCCGAGAAGCCATGTAAGGTCATAGGTGTTGCAGCTTTGAGGAAGATACCATGCGAAGGTGTTCCAGAAAGGTATCTTAGAACCCTCTTTGCACCTAGCCAATGTTCATCTGTTGGTTCATGCATGAATTGGGACAGACGGTTCACAGCGTACGTGATGTCAGGCCTGGTAAATGCAAGATACTGCAAGCTTCCTACAACCGATCAATATTGACTCGCATCCTGGAGAGGCTTGCCGGTGCTTAGTGTGAGCTTTGGCGACGATGGTAATGGTGTGGCTACTGGTTTCGCTTCCATCATATTGTTTTAGCAAGTAGATCAAGTACATACCGCCGTTGCATCAGATGAAGTCTGATAGCCGTTCTTGTAGCCTCAATACCAAAGAAGTAGCGAAGGTCTGTTGGGTCTTTAATAGAGAAACGCGCAGCAAGTGATTCAAGAACCTTCCCGATGACAATCTGATCATTTCCAGTAACTAATATATCATCTACGTACACAAGTACATGGCGGCGAATAGAGCAAAAAGAGAAAAGGGGGTTTTAGGTTAATAGGTATCGTTAAAGCTCTGATACCATATATATATTGAGTGTAATGCTTTATTAGAATAGAGAATGTACAACATATATACCGTGATACAAATGTGATTGAGAAGACAGCAGTAATGAGAGAATATACAAGTTTACATATATGCGCTAATGTTATCTAGTTTCCTTATCATGGATAGGGTCCACAGGGACGTGTTGTCACAAAAATAGTCACGAAAAAATGTGTAACCGCAGATAATCAACAAAAATATATTTATGCCAAGATTTAGTTTTTGTGATTATTATAA
Proteins encoded in this window:
- the LOC106339531 gene encoding IMPACT family member in pol 5'region, which encodes MLVRLPVTAASTVAVFIRRRIPAAYLLSTKSSMTSDSSGTAFTTIEEIVSLEKEIKKSKFIAIAGPISSEQSAQLFLSQVRDPRATHNCWAYKVGDQHRSSDDGEPSGTAGKPMLSAICSSGLDRVMVVVIRYFGGIKLGTGGLVRAYGGVTSDCLKTASPCLFKSKVQMGVEVTFDLLGVVYNQLQSCQAEDIKEDYDTGKDGTTMVSFKVDFDQVDKLEDAIKSNCKRDLVFFKNLAIGSQLG